One window of Athalia rosae chromosome 2, iyAthRosa1.1, whole genome shotgun sequence genomic DNA carries:
- the LOC105694023 gene encoding trafficking protein particle complex subunit 2-like protein — translation MAICVAVIGKDNSPKYIRCTDENSEIQLQYKVHTSLDIIEEKLNTRNKMAADVRELFLGLLFSTEEYKIFGYATNTKIKFIVVLQSTNASLRDNEVRTMFRKLHSAYANAVCNPFYVPANRIESKGFDAAVMEIMGIA, via the exons ATGGCTATATGCGTTGCTGTCATCGGGAAAGAT AACTCTCCAAAGTACATTCGCTGCACCGACGAAAATTCAGAGATACAATTACAATATAAAGTCCACACTTCACTTGAtataatagaagaaaaattgaatacgaGAAATAAGATGGCAGCGGATGtgagagaattatttttagGATTGTTATTCTCAACGGAAGAATAcaaaat ATTTGGTTATGCCACAAacacaaaaatcaaattcattgTCGTACTACAATCTACTAATGCATCCTTACGAGACAACGAAGTGCGAACG ATGTTCAGGAAGTTACACTCTGCATATGCAAATGCAGTGTGCAATCCTTTTTATGTACCAGCTAATCGAATTGAATCTAA AGGCTTTGATGCAGCTGTGATGGAAATTATGGGCATCGCTTAA